In Phacochoerus africanus isolate WHEZ1 chromosome 2, ROS_Pafr_v1, whole genome shotgun sequence, one DNA window encodes the following:
- the HIVEP2 gene encoding transcription factor HIVEP2, translating into MDTGDTALGQKATSRSGETDKASSRWRQEQSAVIKMSTFGSQEGQRQPQIDPEQIGNTVSAQLFGSGKLASPSEVAQQVTEKQYPPHRPSPYSCQHSLSFPQHSLPQGVMHSNKPHQSLEGPPWLFPGPLPPVASEDLFSFPIHGHSGGYPRKKISSLNPAYSQYSQKSIEQSEDAHKKEHKPKKPGKYICHYCNRACAKPSVLKKHIRSHTGERPYPCIPCGFSFKTKSNLYKHRKSHAHAIKAGLVPFTESAVSKLDLEAGFIDVEAEIHSDGEQSTDTDEESSLFVEAPDKMSPGPPIPLDIASRGGYHGSLEESLGGPMKVPILIIPKSGIPLPNESSPYIGSDMLSNPSLNTKPDDSHTVKQKLALRLSEKKGQDSEPSLNLLSPHSKGSTDSGYFSRSESAEQQISPPNTNAKSYEEIIFGKYCRLSPRNTLSVTTTSQERATMGRKGTMESLPHVNTRLDVKIFEDPVSQLIPGKGEVDPSQTSMLKSAKFNSESRQSQTIPSSIRNEGKLYPANFQGSSPILLEAPVDSSPLIRSNSMPTSSATNLSLPPSLRGSHSFDERMTGSDDVFYPGTVGIAPQRMLRRQAAFELPSVQEGHVEAEHHGRMSKGITGSSLKEKKLIPGDRVGYDYDVCRKPYKKWEDSETPKQSYRDISCISPLKHGGEYFMDPSVPLQGVPTMFGTTCENRKRRKEKSVGDEEDTPMICSSVVSTPVGITTSDYDPKLQLQEGARSGFMLAGQENPSHGHSERFDPCRPPLQSGSPSLGSEESPAGADSDKLSDVGGRKPPGNVISVIQHTNSLSRPNSFERSESAELAASAQEKASSPSETCDSEISEAPVSPEWAPPGESAEAGAKPSPSQPGQQQPYHAQPRLVRQHNIQVPEIRVTEEPDKPEKEKEGQSKEPDKPMEEFQWPQRSETLSQLPAEKLPPKKKRLRLADMEHSSGESSFESTGTGLSRSPSQESNLSHSSSFSMSFDREETMKLGAPPKQDEFGKHSEFLTVPAGSYSLSVPGHHHQKEMRRCSSEQMPCPHPAEVPEIRSKSFDYGNLSHAPVAGASASTLSPSRERKKCFLVRQASFSGSPEIAQGEVGAELVKQEQLEHLHASLRSTWHHAPCSVLPPLQAEDPGKQVVGPCAQLSSGPLHLAQQQIMHLDSQESLRNPLIQPTSYITSKHLSEQPHLFPHQESIPFSPIQNALFQFQYPTVCMVHLPAQQPPWWQAHFPHPLAQHPPKSYGKPSFQAEMHPSYPLEPVAEHTGKKSADYTHTKEQTYPGYSGTSGLHSKNLLPKFPLDQSTKSADTPSESVLQEDFASANAGPLQSLPGTVVPVRIQTHVPSYGSVMYTSISQILGQNSPAIVICKVDENVTQRTLVTNAAMQGIGFNIAQVLGQHTGLEKYPIWKVPQTLPLGLESSIPLCLPSTSDSVATLGGSKRMLSPASSLELFMETKQQKRVKEEKMYGQIVEELSAVELTNSDIKKDLSRPQKPQLVRQGCASEPKDGLPSRSSSFSSLSPSSSQDHPSASASLREPFPPSSKAPPLGQKSIRPSESKESSDELDIDETASDMSMSPQSSSLPPGDSQLEEQGKGQKLPASMLVHRASGPSGKVANSTLLFTDVADFQQILQFPSLRTTTTVSWCFLNYTKPNYVQQATFKSSVYASWCISSCNPNPSGLNTKTTLALLRSKQKITAEIYTLAAMHRPGTGKLTSSSAWKQFAQMKPDASFLFGSKLERKLVGNILKERGKGDIHGDKDIGSKQTEPIRIKIFEGGYKSNEDYVYVRGRGRGKYICEECGIRCKKPSMLKKHIRTHTDVRPYVCKLCNFAFKTKGNLTKHMKSKAHMKKCLELGVSMTSVDDTETEEAETMEDLHKAAGKHSMSSISTDHQFSDAEESDGEDGDDNEDDDEDDDDFDDQGDLTPKTRSRSTSPQPPRFSSLPVNVGAVPHGVPSDSSLGHSSLISYLVTLPSIQVTQLMTPSDSCEDTQMTEYQRLFQSKSTDSEPDKDRLDIPSCMDEECVLSSEPSSSPRDFSPSSRHSSPGYDSSPCRDNSPKRYLIPKGDLSPRRHLSPRRELSPMRHLSPRKEAALRREMSQRDVSPRRHLSPRRPVSPGKEIMARRDLSPRRERRYMTTIRAPSPRRALYHNPPLSMGQYLQAEPIVLGPPNLRRGLPQVPYFSLYGDQEGAFEHPGSSLFPEGPNDYVFSHLPLHSQQQVRAPIPMVPVGGIQMVHSMPPALSGLHPPPTLPLPMEGSEEKRGASGDSFAKDPYMVSKQHEKRSPQALQSSGRPSTPSSPRLLMKQSTSEDSLNATEREQEENIQTCTKAIASLRIATEEAALLGADQPARGQEPHQRPLESAHVSTRHFSGPEPGQPCTSATHPDLHDGEKDNFGTSQTALAHSTFYSKSCVDDKQSGFQGSKEIPSSTEEGKEPSSEKSQLH; encoded by the exons CCTTATTCATGCCAACATTCACTCTCCTTCCCTCAGCACTCATTGCCACAGGGGGTCATGCACAGCAACAAGCCACATCAGAGCCTCGAGGGCCCTCCGTGGCTTTTCCCTGGCCCTTTGCCACCTGTTGCCTCCGAGgacttattttcctttcctatacaCGGCCACAGTGGTGGTTATCCCAGAAAAAAGATTTCAAGTCTGAACCCTGCTTATAGCCAATACTCCCAGAAAAGTATTGAACAGTCTGAAGATGCTCACAAAAAAGAGCACAAACCCAAGAAGCCCGGCAAGTACATTTGCCATTACTGCAACAGGGCATGTGCCAAACCCAGCGTACTGAAAAAACACATCAGGTCCCATACTGGTGAGCGGCCATATCCATGTATACCTTGTGGTTTCTCTTTCAAGACAAAGAGCAATTTGTACAAGCACAGGAAGTCACATGCCCATGCCATTAAGGCAGGATTAGTCCCTTTCACAGAGTCAGCTGTATCTAAATTGGACCTGGAGGCCGGGTTTATTGACGTAGAAGCAGAAATACATTCAGATGGTGAACAGAGTACagacacagatgaggaaagttcTTTGTTTGTTGAGGCCCCTGACAAAATGAGTCCTGGGCCACCTATCCCTTTGGACATTGCCAGCAGAGGTGGCTATCATGGGTCACTGGAGGAATCACTGGGAGGGCCGATGAAGGTGCCGATTTTGATTATCCCCAAAAGCGGGATTCCTTTACCTAATGAGAGCTCTCCGTATATTGGTTCTGATATGCTATCAAACCCGTCTTTAAATACTAAGCCTGATGACTCTCACACAGTTAAACAGAAACTTGCACTAAGACTGTCAGAGAAAAAAGGACAAGATTCTGAGCCATCTCTGAACCTTCTGAGCCCGCACAGTAAAGGAAGCACTGACTCTGGTTACTTTTCCCGCTCAGAAAGTGCAGAGCAGCAGATTAGCCCTCCAAACACAAATGCAAAGTCTTATGAAGaaatcatctttggaaaatactgtCGGCTCAGTCCGAGAAATACACTCAGTGTTACAACCACGAGTCAGGAGCGTGCCACGATGGGTAGGAAGGGCACCATGGAATCATTACCTCATGTAAACACCAGGCTAGATGTCAAGATTTTTGAAGATCCAGTTTCACAGCTGATCCCAGGCAAGGGAGAAGTCGACCCCAGTCAGACAAGCATGCTGAAATCCGCTAAATTCAACAGTGAGTCACGACAATCCCAGACTATTCCATCATCTATCAGGAATGAAGGAAAACTTTATCCAGCCAATTTCCAAGGTAGCAGCCCAATCCTCCTAGAAGCTCCTGTTGACTCTTCACCCCTGATTAGAAGCAACTCAATGCCAACTTCTTCAGCAACTAATTTAAGTCTTCCTCCTTCTCTGAGAGGAAGTCACTCATTTGATGAAAGGATGACTGGTTCCGATGATGTGTTCTACCCAGGGACTGTAGGAATAGCCCCTCAGCGCATGTTAAGGAGACAAGCAGCTTTCGAGCTGCCCTCAGTACAGGAGGGGCACGTGGAGGCAGAACACCACGGCAGGATGTCCAAGGGTATCACAGGTTCATccctgaaggaaaagaaattgattCCTGGGGACAGGGTTGGGTACGATTACGACGTCTGTCGGAAGCCCTATAAGAAGTGGGAGGACTCTGAGACGCCAAAGCAAAGCTATAGGGATATTTCTTGCATCAGCCCCTTAAAACATGGTGGAGAGTATTTCATGGATCCCTCGGTGCCACTTCAGGGAGTGCCAACCATGTTTGGGACTACGTGTGAAAATCGAAAACGCCGGAAAGAGAAGAGTGTAGGGGATGAGGAGGACACCCCCATGATTTGCAGCAGCGTCGTCAGCACGCCCGTGGGCATCACAACCTCAGATTACGAtcccaaactgcagctgcaggaaggAGCGAGGAGTGGGTTCATGCTGGCTGGACAGGAGAACCCTTCTCATGGTCACTCTGAGCGCTTCGATCCGTGTCGACCCCCGCTGCAATCCGGAAGTCCGTCTCTTGGGTCAGAGGAGTCCCCCGCAGGCGCTGATTCAGACAAGCTGTCAGACGTAGGGGGCAGAAAACCTCCCGGAAATGTGATTTCTGTGATTCAGCACACGAACTCGCTGAGCCGACCCAACTCATTTGAGAGGTCCGAGTCTGCGGAGCTGGCGGCCAGCGCCCAGGAGAAAGCCTCGTCACCTTCTGAGACGTGCGACAGTGAGATTTCGGAAGCCCCCGTGAGCCCCGAGTGGGCGCCGCCGGGGGAGAGCGCGGAAGCGGGGGCGAAACCATCCCCTTCGCAGCCCGGCCAGCAGCAGCCCTACCACGCGCAGCCCCGGTTGGTGCGCCAGCACAACATCCAGGTCCCCGAGATTCGCGTGACCGAGGAGCCCGACAagccagagaaggagaaagaaggccAGAGTAAAGAGCCAGACAAGCCCATGGAGGAATTTCAGTGGCCCCAGAGAAGCGAGACGCTCTCCCAACTTCCAGCAGAGAAGCTGCCGCCCAAAAAGAAGCGTTTGCGGCTCGCGGATATGGAGCACTCCTCCGGGGAATCCAGCTTCGAGTCCACGGGCACAGGCCTCTCCCGCAGCCCTAGCCAGGAAAGTAACTTATCCCACAGCTCCAGTTTCTCCATGTCTTTCGATAGAGAAGAAACCATGAAGCTTGGGGCACCTCCCAAGCAGGATGAGTTTGGGAAGCACTCGGAGTTTTTGACCGTTCCGGCTGGTTCCTACTCGCTGTCTGTCCCTGGCCACCACCACCAAAAGGAGATGCGACGCTGCTCGTCCGAGCAGATGCCTTGTCCTCACCCAGCCGAAGTCCCAGAAATTCGGAGCAAATCTTTTGATTATGGGAATTTGTCCCATGCTCCAGTGGCAGGGGCCTCGGCCTCCACGTTGTCCCCCTCCCGGGAGAGGAAGAAGTGCTTTCTGGTGCGGCAGGCTTCTTTCAGCGGCTCCCCGGAGATCGCCCAGGGAGAGGTCGGTGCGGAGCTGGTGAAGCAGGAACAGCTGGAGCATCTGCACGCCAGCCTCAGGTCCACATGGCACCACGCCCCGTGCTCTGTGCTCCCTCCTCTTCAGGCAGAGGATCCAGGGAAGCAGGTTGTGGGTCCTTGTGCCCAGCTGAGCTCAGGACCACTCCACCTGGCCCAGCAGCAGATCATGCACCTGGACAGTCAGGAATCTCTGAGAAATCCTTTGATACAACCTACATCCTACATTACAAGCAAGCACTTGTCTGAACAGCCACACTTATTTCCACATCAAGAGTCTATTCCGTTTTCTCCGATCCAGAACGCCTTGTTTCAGTTTCAATACCCTACCGTCTGTATGGTTCATTTACCAGCTCAGCAGCCCCCCTGGTGGCAGGCACACTTCCCCCATCCCCTTGCTCAGCACCCTCCGAAGAGCTATGGCAAGCCTTCCTTCCAGGCAGAAATGCACCCCAGCTATCCCCTGGAGCCTGTGGCAGAGCACACTGGAAAGAAATCCGCTGATTACACGCACACGAAAGAGCAAACCTACCCGGGTTATTCAGGAACATCAGGGCTACACTCAAAGAACCTTCTTCCAAAGTTTCCGTTGGACCAGAGCACCAAGTCAGCAGATACTCCCTCCGAGTCGGTCCTTCAGGAAGATTTCGCCTCGGCAAACGCTGGGCCTTTACAGTCCTTACCAGGAACAGTGGTTCCGGTTAGGATCCAGACCCACGTACCGTCCTATGGGAGTGTCATGTACACAAGCATTTCTCAGATACTTGGGCAGAACAGCCCGGCCATCGTCATATGCAAAGTCGACGAGAATGTGACCCAAAGAACACTGGTAACCAACGCAGCCATGCAGGGGATCGGGTTTAACATTGCCCAGGTGTTGGGCCAGCACACGGGCTTGGAAAAATACCCTATCTGGAAAGTACCTCAGACCTTACCCCTGGGCTTAGAATCCTCCATCCCCTTATGTTTACCTTCCACCTCTGACAGCGTGGCCACCCTGGGAGGCAGCAAGCGGATGCTCTCGCCAGCCAGCAGCTTAGAGCTCTTCATGGAAACAAAGCAGCAGAAaagggtcaaagaagaaaagatgtaCGGACAGATCGTGGAGGAGCTCAGTGCTGTGGAGCTGACCAACTCAGACATCAAAAAGGATCTCTCCCGCCCACAGAAACCCCAGCTGGTTCGACAGGGCTGTGCTTCTGAGCCCAAGGATGGCTTGCCATCAAGATCATCTTCCTTCTCCTCGCTCTCGCCCTCCTCATCTCAAGACCATCCATCGGCCAGCGCATCCTTGAGGGAGCCTTTCCCACCGAGCTCCAAGGCCCCGCCTCTGGGGCAGAAGTCCATCCGGCCTTCAGAAAGCAAAGAGTCCTCAGATGAATTAGACATTGATGAGACGGCATCTGATATGAGCATGAGCCCACAGAGCTCCTCCTTGCCACCTGGGGACAGTCAGCTCGAAGAGCAAGGCAAGGGCCAGAAGCTGCCTGCTAGCATGCTGGTCCACAGGGCCTCTGGCCCAAGTGGGAAAGTAGCAAATTCAACTCTTCTTTTCACAGATGTGGCAGATTTCCAGCAGATTCTTCAGTTCCCCAGTCTGCGGACAACAACGACTGTGAGTTGGTGCTTCTTGAATTATACAAAACCCAATTACGTGCAACAGGCCACCTTCAAGTCCTCGGTTTATGCTTCATGGTGCATTAGTTCCTGTAACCCAAACCCATCAGGATTGAACACCAAGACCACGCTGGCTCTTCTGAGGTCCAAGCAAAAAATCACCGCAGAAATTTATACTCTGGCTGCTATGCATAGGCCTGGAACCGGCAAGCTTACGTCATCAAGTGCTTGGAAGCAGTTTGCTCAG ATGAAACCCGATGCGTCCTTTTTATTTGGCAGCAAACTAGAAAGGAAACTAGTGGGAAATATCttaaaggaaagagggaaaggagataTTCATGGAGATAAGGATATTGGatccaaacaaactgaacccattCGAATTAAAATCTTCGAAGGAGG GTATAAGTCAAATGAAGATTACGTATATGTCAGAGGACGTGGACGTGGAAAGTACATTTGTGAAGAATGTGGAATTCGCTGTAAGAAACCAAGCATGCTCAAAAAGCATATCCGCACTCATACTGATGTCCGGCCTTATGTTTGCAAGTTATGTAACTTCGCCTTCAAAACAAAAG GGAACCTAACGAAGCATATGAAATCTAAAGCACACATGAAGAAATGCCTGGAGTTGGGAGTCTCCATGACATCAGTGGATGATACAGAAACTGAGGAAGCAG AAACGATGGAAGATTTGCACAAAGCCGCCGGGAAGCATAGCATGTCCAGCATTTCAACGGATCACCAGTTCTCAGATGCCGAAGAATCAGATGGTGAGGATGGAGATGATAATGAGGACGacgatgaagatgatgatgactTTGACGACCAAGGAGATTTGACACCCAAAACAAGGTCAAGAAGCACCAGTCCCCAGCCCCCTAGATTCTCCTCCCTGCCTGTGAATGTTGGCGCCGTGCCCCATGGGGTTCCTTCCGACAGCTCCCTGGGGCATTCTTCGCTGATCAGCTATTTGGTTACTTTGCCAAGTATTCAGGTTACTCAGCTGATGACACCAAGTGACTCATGTGAAGATACTCAGATGACAGAATACCAGAGGTTATTCCAGAGCAAAAGTACAGACTCGGAACCAGACAAAGACAGGCTAGACATCCCTAGTTGTATGGATGAAGAGTGCGTGCTGTCCTCAGAGCCCAGCTCCTCCCCGAGGGACTTCTCACCCTCCAGCCGCCATTCCTCCCCAGGATATGATTCTTCACCCTGTCGAGATAATTCACCAAAGAGGTATCTGATACCCAAAGGAGATTTATCTCCCAGAAGACATTTGTCACCCAGGAGAGAGCTGTCCCCCATGAGACATCTTTCACCGAGAAAGGAAGCTGCCTTGAGAAGAGAGATGTCACAAAGAGATGTTTCACCAAGAAGGCATCTGTCCCCAAGGAGGCCAGTGTCACCTGGGAAAGAGATCATGGCCAGAAGAGACCTCTCtcccagaagagagagaagatacaTGACCACCATACGAGCACCGTCTCCCAGAAGGGCTTTATATCACAACCCTCCGTTGTCCATGGGGCAGTATTTGCAAGCAGAGCCAATTGTATTGGGGCCTCCT AATTTAAGAAGAGGATTACCTCAGGTTCCTTACTTCAGTCTCTATGGAGACCAAGAAGGTGCTTTCGAACATCCGGGCTCCAGCCTTTTCCCTGAGGGTCCCAATGACTATGTCTTCAGTCATCTTCCACTCCACTCTCAGCAGCAAGTGCGAGCTCCTATCCCCATGGTGCCAGTTGGTGGGATCCAAATGGTTCACTCCATGCCGCCGGCCCTTTCCGGTTTACACCCTCCACCCACATTGCCTCTGCCAATGGAGGGCTCTGAGGAGAAGAGGGGAGCGTCCGGGGACTCCTTCGCTAAGGACCCCTACATGGTTTCTAAGCAGCATGAGAAACGATCGCCTCAGGCTCTGCAGTCATCTGGTCGACCCAGCACGCCCTCCTCTCCTCGGCTCTTGATGAAACAGAGCACTTCAGAAGACAGCCTGAATGCAACAGAGCGGGAACAGGAGGAAAACATACAGACTTGCACAAAAGCCATCGCCTCCCTCCGGATTGCCACAGAAGAGGCCGCTCTGCTTGGGGCAGACCAGCCAGCTCGGGGGCAGGAGCCCCATCAGAGACCCTTGGAAAGTGCACACGTTAGCACTAGACACTTTAGTGGACCTGAGCCAGGTCAGCCCTGTACCTCAGCTACCCACCCTGACTTGCATGATGGTGAGAAGGACAATTTTGGTACATCACAGACTGCGTTAGCTCACTCCACGTTTTACAGCAAGAGTTGTGTGGATGACAAACAGTCGGGCTTTCAAGGCAGCAAAGAAATACCTTCAAGCACAGAGGAAGGCAAGGAACCTTCATCAGAAAAGAGTCAACTACATTGA